A genomic segment from Gossypium hirsutum isolate 1008001.06 chromosome D04, Gossypium_hirsutum_v2.1, whole genome shotgun sequence encodes:
- the LOC107899306 gene encoding uncharacterized protein isoform X2, with product MLMPSALYASVDKYLHGLFGLANDPAAEVRKLVCAAFVQLIEVRLSVLEPHMKNVIEYMLQVNKDTDDEVALEACEFWDQSFMEQFGCRLNRLSFKVPKTKWHFRVSTSDNSYTYIYGAGNSFGTRQHRPYDICLAIWTTTPWTAPANADGLCNECYEEMSSHVPTRCSYLLLPATIVPLGTGLSLKLKFMLLLAGAFHEGFRRARWRIRSTYIPAC from the exons ATGTTGATGCCTTCT GCTTTATATGCATCTGTGGATAAATACCTTCATGGTTTGTTTGGCCTTGCTAATGACCCTGCAGCAGAAGTGCGGAAATTG GTTTGTGCAGCATTTGTTCAGCTAATTGAAGTCCGTCTATCTGTTCTGGAG CCACATATGAAGAATGTAATTGAATATATGTTGCAAGTAAATAAGGACACTGATGATGAGGTGGCACTTGAAGCATGTGAATTTTG GGATCAGTCATTCATGGAACAATTTGGATGTCGACTAAACAGACTCTCTTTTAAAGTTCCAAAGACAAAATGGCATTTTAGGGTTTCAACCTCTgacaattcatatacatatatatat GGTGCAGGGAATAGTTTTGGAACAAGACAACATAGACCCTATG ATATATGCCTAGCAATATGGACTACAACTCCATGGACTGCTCCAGCCAATGCTG ATGGACTTTGTAATGAATGTTATGAAGAGATGAGCAGCCATGTACCTACTAGGTGTTCCTATCTTCTTTTGCCCGCTACAATTGTACCACTGGGAACTGGTCTATCATTGAAGCTCAAGTTCATGCTGTTACTGGCTGGTGCATTTCATGAAGGTTTCAGGAGGGCTCGATGGAGGATCAGATCCACCTACATTCCAGCGTGCTGA
- the LOC107899306 gene encoding uncharacterized protein isoform X1 yields the protein MKCPKGKFIWVFIFRELSLVSPLKIVHLLLFFYPFHLHRLRLSVIMHLFSILANTALYASVDKYLHGLFGLANDPAAEVRKLVCAAFVQLIEVRLSVLEPHMKNVIEYMLQVNKDTDDEVALEACEFWDQSFMEQFGCRLNRLSFKVPKTKWHFRVSTSDNSYTYIYGAGNSFGTRQHRPYDICLAIWTTTPWTAPANADGLCNECYEEMSSHVPTRCSYLLLPATIVPLGTGLSLKLKFMLLLAGAFHEGFRRARWRIRSTYIPAC from the exons ATGAAGTGCCCCAAAGGAAAatttatttgggtttttatttttcgaGAACTTTCTTTGGTTTCTCCATTAAAAATTGttcatcttcttttatttttttacccaTTTCATTTGCATCGTCTCCGTTTGTCTGTCATCATGCACCTATTTTCCATCTTAGCTAATACG GCTTTATATGCATCTGTGGATAAATACCTTCATGGTTTGTTTGGCCTTGCTAATGACCCTGCAGCAGAAGTGCGGAAATTG GTTTGTGCAGCATTTGTTCAGCTAATTGAAGTCCGTCTATCTGTTCTGGAG CCACATATGAAGAATGTAATTGAATATATGTTGCAAGTAAATAAGGACACTGATGATGAGGTGGCACTTGAAGCATGTGAATTTTG GGATCAGTCATTCATGGAACAATTTGGATGTCGACTAAACAGACTCTCTTTTAAAGTTCCAAAGACAAAATGGCATTTTAGGGTTTCAACCTCTgacaattcatatacatatatatat GGTGCAGGGAATAGTTTTGGAACAAGACAACATAGACCCTATG ATATATGCCTAGCAATATGGACTACAACTCCATGGACTGCTCCAGCCAATGCTG ATGGACTTTGTAATGAATGTTATGAAGAGATGAGCAGCCATGTACCTACTAGGTGTTCCTATCTTCTTTTGCCCGCTACAATTGTACCACTGGGAACTGGTCTATCATTGAAGCTCAAGTTCATGCTGTTACTGGCTGGTGCATTTCATGAAGGTTTCAGGAGGGCTCGATGGAGGATCAGATCCACCTACATTCCAGCGTGCTGA